The Apis cerana isolate GH-2021 linkage group LG12, AcerK_1.0, whole genome shotgun sequence sequence cgttgaattatttacaaatgtttTTGCAGCTTTGTTCTCATTAGCTTTTTGTCTATGAGACTGAGTCATATagcgttttttaaaaatccgtAGCGAACCTCTGCTACCAAACAATAATCCGCCACAAATCTTCATCGCCTTTTCTTGTTTCGATGAATTGGTCAATGGATTCCCTATTGCTTGTTGTTGCAAAAGCCAAGTATATAAACAGTTTTCCATATTCTCATTCAGAGATCCTTTACGActtttatattgcattatgTACTCTCCTCTACTtccaaaatttgataaaagatcGTATTCTCCATGTGTCATATCTTGCGAAATCCCGTATTCGTGGCTCATTTTCACAGATGCATTCGTTTCAATCATCTTATGTTGTATCGAGAAAAACACTTTTTTCCTGTTTTGGTTTTTCATCATAATTACAGAAAACATTGCACAGTCACAGTTTACAcagtttcttttaaaaaaaaaaactttaaaactaAGTCCAGATTTCGCTCCGTTTTGCTCGATCGGTGGTTGCCGAAAGACTGgctaaaatttagaattgtaCGAATATTTATACTGATCcaggtaaaaatatttttcaatactttGGACGATGATGTCAAGGGACAGTTTCTATTCACAAGAAAATCCTTAATCCTAAAGATTAAGGAATCTTTACTAATCCGGGTAAAAACATTTCCATACTTTAGATAATGACATtgacaatttttatgaaaatttttaatctattagatctttaattattagatgCAAAATTTGTGTTGTGtatctaaatatatgaaaaatttgtttaaattctaataaatacacAGGATAAacgattatttgaaatatc is a genomic window containing:
- the LOC107995504 gene encoding uncharacterized protein LOC107995504 produces the protein MFSVIMMKNQNRKKVFFSIQHKMIETNASVKMSHEYGISQDMTHGEYDLLSNFGSRGEYIMQYKSRKGSLNENMENCLYTWLLQQQAIGNPLTNSSKQEKAMKICGGLLFGSRGSLRIFKKRYMTQSHRQKANENKAAKTFVNNSTINSKVEEDKKGFIGEKQRKTEEENLEFEKELKKERMHEKEMRYEEMRYEVAEEQLIENSKLSFVEKKKGDLNALEQIIKKYANDDQTVIIMGETIRRILENKI